The Medicago truncatula cultivar Jemalong A17 chromosome 7, MtrunA17r5.0-ANR, whole genome shotgun sequence genome includes the window AGCCTCAGGCACTAGAACATTTTCAGATGTAGCCAAATTGATTCTACCCTTCACCCAGAAAAAAGTGGGGATACCAATTAAATCAAGCAAACTGCATCTGACAGATGACAAATTAGATGAAGCTGACAGTGGCAGCTATAATGTCCTATCCCGTGTGTTCAAATTCAACAGGTCACGTCCTAGGATAGTTCAGGATACCACTGTTGGTAGTGCCACTAATGAGAATGCTAAAATTTGCGGAGTGATGTTGACCGACGGTTCTATTTGTAAAAGGCCACCGGTTGAAAAAAGAGTGAGGTGTCCTGAACACAAAGGAATGAGAATAAATGCGTCCACCACCAAAGCAATCAGATCACCCAAGTCAGAATTAGAAAGCATTGTACGTAATGCTTATAGGTACCAAAATGCCAGCCATGATGTAGAAGACCCTCCTCAAAGAACGGTTAAGTGTCATGTTGAGGAGGGTATCACCAAAACCATTATCTGTGGAATCATCTTGGATGATGGATCTACTTGTAGAAGACAACCGGTTAAAGGAAGAAAAAGGTGCCAGGAACATAAAGGGAGGAGAATTCGTgcaaattagaaaaaataattgaatttaggAGTACACAATTTTCGCATAACAGATTTAAAGTGCTATGCATAAACCACATAATGTACTTATTCAAGCTTGCACAGAATTTAGTTAAAAGCAAACCATATATGAATTTAGATGGTTTTTGTTGTATGTACAAGGCAACAATGTGTGAATACGTAAAGAGTAGAAGGCGGTTGAAGGTCTTAACTCCAGCATCTGGATTAATGTAAGTATACATCGACATTGtggaaaaaataacaaacagctcTCAAGGCAAAAGTCAAATAGTTGTAGCTAATAGGTAGTAAGATAAAATTGTTGGCAATTGTCAATACATAGACATTACAAAGAGTAAAGATTTGTAAAGAGAAAATTTGTAAAGAGTAAAGACATTTGATACAGTGGACCATAAGTTCAAATCCGTAAATTCGCCGCGAGTTCTTTACAAGCAAaacaaatggaaaaaagaaTAAGAGCAAGCTGTTTTCCTTCATTCTTGAACCaatttttaatgtgtttttatttggctaaattGCACTTTTCGccctttatgttttaaaatattgcagttttggtcccctattaaaaaaatagcaattttggcccctttcatcaaaaaattattgagaagacgccacgtgtcccaaaaaaggggtcataatcgcaactttttgtaaagataaggggtcaaaaagcatatttcccttatgttaggaggtcaaaagagcatatttccctaaacatagggggtcacttttgccatttttttaatagaggaCCAAAATCgtaacattttgaaacttaaaaggcgaaaaatgaaattttgcctttttatttttaacattgaaccccctcatatttttttgttgaaccaACTCTCTTAGAAAGCGAGTCTTGGTTTTTCACGTGACCATCTTTTTCCCTTATCTCTAATTAAAGTTGCTCCACACACACCAATTAGAAagccaaataataataataataatgtctcTGTGAGTTTAGATCAATCGATAGAGACAatggataataaatataaattctgAAGTTTAAACCTTAGTCACCATAAAAAAAgccaaatgatatatatattgacCAGAGGAAATATAATAAACTATTTTGGACTTGTCCAAAAGATATTATTTtagtacattttttttgtttctttaataaatGTCTTAAGATACTAGTTAGTATCacctaattttaaataaaaatataaaaaatatttttatatgaatacTTAGACGATAATGGTACACACGCATGCACGCGTGCACGCGCACACacatactatatatataaagggaatacataattttgaattaactttttcactttcaaaTAGACCCTTAAACATATTTGTCTGTTagaatgttatattgttggtgtcattaaaaaagataagaatttatattatatttattatatttattatattatttgttacaatatgaaaatgcaaaatatcTATACTTTTAATCAAAGTCAAAGTctcatttttaacaaaatttcataaaaccaCTATTAGTAGTTTATATTAGCACAATACAACAAGCGGATAGGCGGATACGGAGTGTCGGTCTAAATGCTAGTTTGTTAAAATTCGAATTCCTAATTATCCATAAGCCCAATTAGATGAGATTGAGAAAATTAGTATTCCTCCATCTTTGTTAGTCGAGTTATGTTAGATATGAGAGAGTCTTACTCCTCAATCATTGAGAAAGTCACTAATATGAAAAACGTATTCACACCACACTAACATAACACAATGCGAAgaatccttaaaataaaataacacaatgCGAAGAAGaaataatgtatatatatttttatttattttataatataaattacaaACACATTCCATCGACTATATAATTAGAAAACAAACTAGTTgttatgaaattgatttaaAGTATTGCAAGATATTGTAAAGTATATAAGAATAGAGTTAAAGGGATAAAGAGAGAATAAGATAGTATATTGTATTCTTTCACAAGTGTATTCTTTACATGACAATGTAGATCCTATTTATAGGATACAATATGAGCATGTGAAATATCAAAGTAATTAAGGACCATTAACCATCCATTCACTTATGGGAGTTATAGGAAGGTGGAAGACTAATGATGGACATCCactaaattaataattcataacactagtattaatttaatgaaatatAAGATGGAAAACAACGTTCAGGAGAAAACCAAAACCAGTTGCAAATATTGCCAACCAAGATAACATTGTGAACCTAGGGAAACTACTTTTCttaaaggagaaaacttaggtacaattccttaggtgcttttcgtatggttcttaactaaattcatcATGATTTcttcaaatccataattttctcaaagtttgttatatccaaaaaatatgtatttttatttaagaaccatacgaaaagtacataaggaattgtacctaagttttctattttcttaaaatactGAGAGATTAAATAAGTGATCATAAATAGAAACGAGGAAATACTTTTGGAAAAATCTATCTTTTTCTTCGGTTTAAGAGAAAGAGGAAACTCCGACATGAGAAGGGTTAATACAATAATACTAccacaaaaaaattgttgaactTCATCACCTTAAACTTTATCTTTGTGGGATCCACCCACAATTATACTGTCACAATAAAACGATCGAATTTGAAGCAACAATGTCCCAGCTACTAAGGCGAGGCAGGAGAGGATGGACATGGATCTTCTCTTTCTTCCTGTTGTGGCAAACCTCCCAGTTCAAAACCATCCGCCCCTTGATTGGGAACATCACTGAATTTCTTCACCACCTTTCGGATAACGATATAGAGGATCACGAGTAAAAAAACGACGGCCACAACTATGATGACCGCCGTCAAGACTTGGTGTGAGTGGTGAGGTTTGTTGAAGTCATCCTTGCCATCCGGAAAGTCGTAGTAGTGGTGCTTTGGCACCGCGGAGGGAGAGGAGGCAGAGGGGCGAGGAGAGGATGAAACATATGATTGGATGTATGCTCTCGTCGGTTGCTGTCGTTGATCTGGCACCAGAAGCTGCACGTACTGTGCAACAACGGTTGTCTTGGATGAACCCTACTAAAGCAAAGTGGGCGAAGTTGTTGAGTCTTTCATTTACTAAGGCAGTTATAATGCTCCAAGTTTTCTTAATGGAGTTCCCACCTGCTATCAAAATACAAGAGATTATTTCGTTTCAGAGAGACTGCACTTCATTTGCTTTGTTGATTAACTATCTAATCACAAGAAACATAAAGAAAAGGCTCAGTTGTCCATCAAATGAGCATCAGTGTCATGCATTTATGTTTCTCTCTTGGATTGTCAGCTTTGTCATCGGTCCTCTAAGTATATTGTTTAAAGgataaacacaaataaaaaagtttatacACATAGCAAGCTACAAAATACcagaaacaataataaaaaaaacaaactaacactAGTACATGTAATTCTACACACACGCATGCACGCTCGCACGCACACACGTTTATACATATGATCAAATCAACTTTTAAACCCTCTCAAAAGGAAATAAAACTCTGCTAAAGATATGACTAGCTTGCATAGGGAttgaatttcaaaacaaaaactcattCAAGTAAAACTCTAACTTAACTATATCATAACCATACCCATTCCTTTCCCTATATGTTCCGGTCCGAGCGAAGGTATGTAAAGGCCCATTTCCATAGGCCCAATCCAGAAAGACTCAAATCTCGCATTTGGGGGATTACTTGCAACACACCCCTCTCCGCGAGGGAGGTGCTCATAGCACCTGGATGTCTGGTTCAAATACCCTTGTAACGGCTCCTTAAACATACCCTTAAAACTCGCCTCGACGGTTACAATCTCCACTATATAAGGGGACTCTCAACAGTATCCTTATACAtcttttggtcctttaagtttgacaaacATACCGGGTTAGTCGTTtgagttttttaagtttcaaatagatcTTGTAAGTTTTTTGACTTTCAAATAGACctttaaattgttaatttaaagtacctatttgaaattttttaa containing:
- the LOC11419140 gene encoding protein EFFECTOR OF TRANSCRIPTION 2 isoform X1; this encodes MVVNRLKREQCDRTKHDSSFSRWKILIGPSDWEDYSKEKEGSTRYRIHNLPQKLGPGVYELGVAVSRSNLGREIYKLSTDPRRIVVVYLGKADNVRARLQRYGRNGAHLSNTCMSDDSSLRTGRSLFQEIFSQGFPIVYRWAPMQNEGDALRTESQLLSTFDYAWNTISNGTRRPDDIHQMLNKLASGTRTFSDVAKLILPFTQKKVGIPIKSSKLHLTDDKLDEADSGSYNVLSRVFKFNRSRPRIVQDTTVGSATNENAKICGVMLTDGSICKRPPVEKRVRCPEHKGMRINASTTKAIRSPKSELESIVRNAYRYQNASHDVEDPPQRTVKCHVEEGITKTIICGIILDDGSTCRRQPVKGRKRCQEHKGRRIRAN
- the LOC11419140 gene encoding protein EFFECTOR OF TRANSCRIPTION 2 isoform X2 is translated as MYEFFCHSSLIQLHPLTSNRYTSEILIGPSDWEDYSKEKEGSTRYRIHNLPQKLGPGVYELGVAVSRSNLGREIYKLSTDPRRIVVVYLGKADNVRARLQRYGRNGAHLSNTCMSDDSSLRTGRSLFQEIFSQGFPIVYRWAPMQNEGDALRTESQLLSTFDYAWNTISNGTRRPDDIHQMLNKLASGTRTFSDVAKLILPFTQKKVGIPIKSSKLHLTDDKLDEADSGSYNVLSRVFKFNRSRPRIVQDTTVGSATNENAKICGVMLTDGSICKRPPVEKRVRCPEHKGMRINASTTKAIRSPKSELESIVRNAYRYQNASHDVEDPPQRTVKCHVEEGITKTIICGIILDDGSTCRRQPVKGRKRCQEHKGRRIRAN